DNA from Eucalyptus grandis isolate ANBG69807.140 chromosome 5, ASM1654582v1, whole genome shotgun sequence:
ATTAGTAGAGAAGAAAATTTACCCCATTGGTCCAAATCTCGTAAATTAAGATGTGTTGGGCCTCAAAtaatacaaaatcaatcttaGTCTCAagtgtttttcatcttttaaatttaatatatctaAATAATGATATTAACGATTTCTTTTTAGTatgtgataatattttttacttgtaattatttatattttattatattttttttcatcatatccatgaaaATTGATCAGGTTGGTCCTCTTAAGATTTTATCTCTCAATTTAagtttgcaataaaaaaaacataaaaaacaaaaaaaaaaaaattgggtgaaAAAGTCATCCTCTTTCGTCACAAAATGAGCTGTCATTAGTTGACCATCACTCCATCGCTTGACGGAAGTGACGGAGTGATGGTCAATAAAGcatttttatctttgttttaATTCTTGCTTATTGACCCACCTTTCCCATTATCTTCCAAAGAAAATATTCCTCTCTGCCTCCTCGCGACTAGATTCTCTTGCCAACTTGTtgccaaaataaaatagagacAATGACaatctcctttgcttctctcttcAATCACCGCCACATTTTTTTGCCCCTTTTTACATAGTCTGAAAGAATTAATTCCTTTGATCATGCTGGCCCAAATTTACAAGAGAAAAGCCTGGAagattcctctaattgattggTTGGACCTCTTTCTTTTTGCCCAAAAAAGCCGACACCTCTTGCccccccacctttttttttaatttcatcttcATGTTAAATAAGTGATCAGTTTCATTGGACTAAACCAAACAAGAAACCAATTACCCTTAGTGTGTTTTGAAGTTTCAATGTGTCTAGGATGTGTggtaaattgctaatctaagcCTAAATTTATTATCGGATCTCATTTAAGTAATATACCTTTCAATTAATTCAATATAGTtagaaaagtatcaaaaaagttatGAACATGTtccattggtactaattcagttcaaaacctttcaattggattaatttagtcCGAAACACTTgcacattgataccaattcaatccatcaagctaatttaaactaaaaattgCCAACGTAAATGCCAAGCATTCTATTTGACATGATTGGCATTGATattgacattttaaaataattttttgatttttatttaatttttcttttcttttcttttctttttctttatttctttcattttttttttggctacgAAGGGTCTCTCATGACCTTGTCAGCCACGAGGCAAGGACTAGCAAACCCTCGTCGGCCACAGGCGAtggtcgcagccctcgcctaggcaaTGCCTTCCCGCTAGGGATGCGATGGCCCTTGAGTATTTCAAGAGATCTGAATTAAATGGAGTAGAAACGAATTGACCAAAAAACGCTAGAAGCTACACAGAAGGAAGAAACAAGCAGTACCATATTATTCACACAGTTTGATATCTCGCACAAAGCCCTCGGATAAATCATATGACATGAACCCAGGACAGATCAGAGTAGAAATAGGTCATACCGTATGGCATGATGCCATTTTATCACTTTGAACATTACTATGCTCGGCCTAAGGCACTGAATTCTATCATAAACATGGAACAGAGATTGATCTAGAGATAGcccttttctttgcagcacTGGATAGCTCCATCAAACATGTCCTCGATCCTGTACTTATACTCGAAGCCAGTGTCCAACAGCTTCCTCGACGAAAGGCTGGCGAGCCTGGGACCTTTTACTTCCTTCAAGGACCTACAAAGATTTAAAAAACTCTGCTCTCAGTTCAAGAACAGCAACAGTAGATCTGTTAGATCATGAAATGGGATACAGCAGGACTTACTCCGGTGAGGGTATCTGAAACTCCGGGTATCTTTCCGAGAGAAACTTGGACATCTCTTCGATGGTCATCGTGGCTGAGGAACATATGTACCGGCCCTTGGCGTCGGGGTGCTTGAAGAGGAAGATGTGCGCTCTCACCACGTCGTCCACATGCACGAGAGATGCTCTGAGGAGAATAGAGTAATCATTCTCGTTCCCTGTTAATTTCAAACGGGATTTTCCGCAGTCAAATTAAGACTTAAAGGAAGCGTGTACCATTGAAATAAACATGAAGATATGAGCGGCACGGCTTATGGTCTTGTCTTCCTTTGTCATACATTTGACATAGAACGGAGAAACGTTGTCAAATTATGGAAATTATGCATCTTTTTGGCGACCAAATCAATCAAAGTGgtcactttaccaaaaaaaaaaaaaaaatcaatcaaagtgGTCATGAATATGACTATGATATGTAAGGTATAAGAATGTTATTGCAAAATCTATATATCATATTGACCAATATTACTTGAACGCTTAATTATGTGAGTCTCACATGATCAACGATCTAGATATATTTCACATACCTAATACCAAAGCCAGCGAATTCTGGACAGATGAGGCGAACTTGGGACAAATGAATGGTCCATGAACGAGTGAGGGAATGACTGTCACCACTTCCAGCCCGTGCCTCTCTCCGAACTCGAGAACCGCCTTCTCGGTCAATGTCTTTGAGATTGCGTATGAAGCTGCAAACCTCGCGATTCCTCTGATGGAGTCAACATCGCTCCACGAGTCCTCATCCAGTATACCAGCGTTGGAGTTGTTAAGTTGAACTGCATACAAGCTTGAGGTGTACACAACCCGCTTCACGGTCTTGGAGTTCAGGCAGGCCCTCAGGATGCCTAATGCTCCATCGATGCATCTTTTGGTGACGACTGGCTCTGGCTCTCTGTCCTCAAAGTCCACTGGGGTGGCGACGTGGAAGACTCCGACACAGCCATCAATGGCTGGGCCGAAACTCTTGGGGTCACCGAGCTCAGCAGTGAGGATTCGGAGCCTTTCCGATGCTCCTGGCAGATTTTTCAAGAAGCTGATGTCTCTGGTGCCATCTGATCAGTACGATCCGTCGATCGTGTcccaaataaaagttcaaatatttaaGAGGATATGGATTTGTCGTGTTAATAAGAGAAATTGATCCAGAGAAAATTAACTGATACAACATGGCTCATTCAGGAAATAATCTGAATACACCTTAAAACTTAGCAATATGGACTGCAAGAAAAGCTGATTCAAGAGAGCGTGAGAGAGTTCATATGTAGAACAAGAGCAAGAAATTTTGTCTTAGTCACCTGGGCATATGGAACATGTTCATATCTGATCATATAAGAGAAATCTAATCATTATTAACCAAGTCTATCGCCATTAATTTAACCCATATTTAGTCAATCTTATGCTTTCTCATGCATGAAAAGCGGCATATGATCTATGTCCGACTGTTATTCCAATCAAAATCGTTCCTCGACGCCCGTACCGGACAGTATAAATAATTTCTGCAATAGCTAACGCCCAAACCCTTTCTGCGTTTATTTCTCCACAAACACAGACCATTTGAAACGCATACGTATTGTGCATGCACAAACAGATCAGAGAATGTATGGACAGCACAGAACATCAGTCAAAAGAACTTTACACTTGACCAGAACTCatgccaatttttttatgttcaggcaggaaaaaagaagaaagacttACCCGGGTCGGGTCTGACGGTGGTCCGGACCGAGTAACCCTGTTCGAGGAGCCTCATGACGAGCCATGAAGCTATGAAGCCAGTACCACCCGTCACGCACACCGTGCTTCTGTTGCCCTCCATAGCTTGGAGAAGTGAAGAGCTTCAAGTTTCAGAAGGCACCAAACTTTTTCGAGTGACCTTGATGTTTTGGCCGGCAGAGTCTGCTTGCGTCTTCCTTACTGAAAAAGTGGGTGCAACCAATTGCTTAAGCTTTCTCTCTAAGAGTTATATGGATAATGTCCGCATTGAATGATAACTGCTCGGGCTGCTTTTCTTCAATCCGTCACTGCAGCCTATCACCATGGCGTTggataaacataaatttttctaCGTGAGGTAAGAGGATGCTTGAGACACTAGCTGGCCCAAGATTCGGTCACACAACTCGAATTTATGACCTTGTTAAAGACAATGCAACCTCTTTACCACTAGGCTACCACACTTGGTGATACATAGCCATGCTTCATATGCGAAAACTCTAAACTGACATACAGCCAACGATGAGACAAATGATTTTtacaatattttaaaaattttcaatttttaccttttcttttcctttttatattcattttgaTTCTATTAGTATTTAGCAATATTTAGAGCACAAGTTGTAGGCcctactttattttaaatgaagaACCTTCCGTTCTAAAAAAGTTCTGACTCTTTTGATCGAATGCTTGATTTTGTTGGTTTTGGAGCTTCCTCATCATCCTATTatgttatatttctttttttttttcctattttcgaCAATTCGAGGCCTCAGCAACGGCCATTGGAGGTCGTCGGCCACAACAAGGACTCGTGGACCACAATGAGGGTATTGTGGTTCCTTGCCCAAATATAGATGAGGCAAGGGCTAGTGTGCCAAATTGCAATTCTTTGTGGTCGACCTCCCCCGCTTGAATTGGCTCGAACCCTCACTTGATGGCCTTCGTTAGCCATCATTGAGGCCCTGGACCGGCGgaggaaataggaaaaaaaaaagaaagaaaagaaaagaaaaattcaaaaatttagaaaaaaaaaaagattataaaaatcGTTTGTGCACATGAGATGCCTAATGCCCAAGTTAACgattttggactaaatttgatttgaagaaTTGCattaataaatcataaaaaaaattaggaccgagttgatcaaattaaaaaaaaattaaattgaattggcTCTCGCATAATAATTTTaggatattttagattttttttttttcaaaatcgataCATATCGCTTGGCATTCTAGAAGAGGATGACCGTCATGCTTTTCAGTGGTAGGGGAGGATTTATCTCTTCCATTGTCCTCGTCAAATTATTAGGGGAGGTTGGTGCTCAGTATCAATCCAACGCAGGAGGGGGCCCCACACGGTGAAGACCCTACTCCTTGTCAACTTCATTGAACCGTGTAATTTGGACTTTCGCGGGAGAAGTTGCGCTTACCATTGTCTCACGTAATAATTCAAGCATTTTAGATGTATGTTTCTTAAAGATGAGAATCAAGTACTTTATTGATAACACTCATAGTCGGGAATGGCTCTTACTTTCATTGCCCGACAATGTCATCACATTCCTCCACCTCCACTGACAAGTTATATTGATATATCATCTTCACACACTCAcagaaaaataatcaaatataattagaatttttaaaataaaaattaaatatttataaaatagcAAAACAAACTTTCGAACATAAACAATAGTCTATGTAGAGACGGGCACGAGATGGGGAAAACAAAGTGCTCTTGCAATTTGAAGTGATAAACATAGGGTTAGAACAAAACATCCATCAATATGAAGTGATATTATCACTATTAATACAAGGTTTTTGATATTTCTGACACATAAACTAGCTCCTCCTATCTAATGTTCTTCATATTCTCTCTTCCACCACACCACATCATACCACAAGTAATTGCACGCCAAAAGAAAGACCTTTTGCTCTACTTGTGCAAAAGATTCGTCCAttaaatcattcataaaaaatttcacaaaaataatcCCGGGGCTATACCAAGTCAAACTTCTCAAAGGAGTATTAAGCAACGACATCCGCAACATCGCCAACCCAAATAATCAAAATGTAATTAGAATTGGCACAGCAAAACGAAGGGAGACTTTCGAacatcaaatctttttttttttttttttggtcggttcgaacatcaaatcaaaacatCAGGAGATGAGAGGAATGGGGGAGGGCAGAAAGGCACAAGCATGAAGACGACTACCCGAGCCGATTTCAATACCAGAACAACGAGGAAACCAAAAGTccagaaaagaaagagaaagaaagagagatgacATCAACCAACCAAGTAGAGTCtacgagagagagagtataACTAAGGATCAAGCAAGTTGGAGGAGACGACCGGCAGCGAGACAAGCGGAAGCAGCGGCAATTTAacgaaaaattaatttctttaaataaatttttctttccttttaaatttttttctttagaaatttcTACTACTATTAAAACAATGCTCCTATTGTCTATATGCtgtgcaatttaatgaaaattatttttgttaggggttaaaaattaattcataattttctatacaagTAATGAATGATTAAACGAGTcagtaaaatttaggtgtcaacgcACTTTATTAGACAAATTCCATAAatgataaattacaatattaattaatatacCTCACAGAAAAACTTTTACAATCATTCCTTCACATGTGAAATACTAATCCCTAGATACTTCAAGCGCGATCAGATCATAACACCAACCAAGAAAATGGTTGATCTTTGTTGTTTATATGAAAAGTGCAATATTATTCAAGTTACAGATCATCTGGCAACTATGATTGGTAGTTAATTAATTGTTCAGCCTCCACTTTTTAAGGCTCTAAACCTGCTCATAGGAGATGCAGAAGAGAGATGTTCATCAAATCTACGGATTATGAAGCACAAAAAGCGATTGAAGATGGCAAAATATTGCGCCTAGAAAGGAAAAGATCCTATTGATGAGAAGAAACTACCTTAAACAACAAAGACAGGGCTTCAACACCGACAGAAAGAAGTCAATAGAGTACAACGTGCGAAACGAGCGACAAAGGAGATTTGGTATAAATTGGTGGTAACCCATGTGGAAACcagcaaaatgaagaaaagcaaaattatCTCTCTCACAGCTAATTAGGATATGTTCAATATGGATGAGAATGTTTGTATACTCGCTTAATAAATACTGTGCATGAACTACCACTGCTTTTTCTCCAAAACTTTAGAGGCAAAAAAGTTATCACGGAACAACAATGGAAGCGATGGACACAAAAAGGATGTAACTTGCTTTGATTGTAAGAAAGTCAGACATATCAAGTTCGACCATCCTACTAAcaagaggaggaggacgagatcaAAAAAATATAAGGCAAAGAAATCGAGTTGGAGCAATCTCCATGATGGGTTTTTCTATGTGTAGATGGGCCTAAGTAGGCCCGTCCGCTCATGATGGGCCTAAGAACCCGGCCTACAAGTTAAGGGTCCATGTATAAAGGGTTGGGATATGAAAGGGTACGTTGAGGGATTGCGTCTTTTGGAAGAGGCGTTTTACATTGAGGGGTTACGTCTTTTTGGGGAGACGTTTTAAGAGACAGAGACAAAAAGAGAACGTACCTTTACGTAGGAACGTTTTCACTTTCTCCCCCTCCCAAAAAGAATGTACGTCTTTTTAGAGTTTTTATCCCCTTAATAACAATAGTACGCTTCTCGATAGAATGGGATTAGGATTCTTCTCGAATTTCAACATTGGTGTtttaatttatggaaaataaggTACGTTTGTTTTCGTGACGTGCTtttcgatcggtgatacatgtgtttCTTGGGCTCGTATTCCGTTTTAAGGGAGGAAACATCTCTTCCATTGTCTTGCTCAAATCAGTAGTGGAGGTTGGTGCTCAGTGTCAATAGAGCACAAGAGGGGGCCCCACATAgtgaaggagaaaatattgacaGCAAGGACAACTCAGCAAAAAATGAGTCCCTTTATTTTTCGACATGTGTCCCACAGGCCCCACAAGTCGGTCTCCCTCAGGACCCTATTGCTTGTCAACTTTCTTGAGCTGTCTAATTTGGACTTTTGCCAGATAAGTTGCACTTACCATTGTTGTTTGACACATGTCAGCCATTCACATGGTCTTTTCCTCTCGTGATAAAACTGTCGAAAACTACATCGCCCCAATAGGCAGCCCCCAATAATTGACACATTAGTTGGCATCAGGAAAtgattacattatttttttttttctttttcaaaaatttatgacttgCGATAAATTACTATTTTCGCAATAATCCAAAGATCATTATGCCAACAAAGCTAATTCATACATGGGGCTATGTTGACAATTGCCAGTCTTGGTGTAGCGTTTGCGAAAAGCCATCGAAGCATTGGTGTCGCGCTCCTTCGACCACCCACCTGCACACGAGGATCGTGAATTGTATATTAGACTCCGGCCACTATCAATGAAGCAGAGTGGCCAGGCCAAATCCGGACTTGTCCTCGATGCGCTCAGTGCCAAGCACCTAATCTGACTTTATTGTGCTTGATACAATATAAGAAATCGACAAACGACATAAGTTCATTATAAGTAAGTGCCATGCATAAGTGCATACATAAGTATCCTCGGATGAGACAAAAACCGCGATTCGAGTGAGTtgggtgcaccttcatatgtaACCATTTTCTCTGCAGCTCCGTACAGCTCCGTCGAACATGTACTCGAGGCCATGCTTGAACTCGAAGCCGATGTCCAAGAGCTTTTTCGACGAAAGGCACGGCATCAAATTACCTTTAATTTCCTTTAGAGCGCTGAAAAAGTAAGAAGCCCTTTTGGTTAATGCCAAAGCAATGGTATCGTAAAACCTCTTAAGTACTTAAATTTTCGAAATATATAAACATCGTCAATTCATAGATCTGCATAAAAATTTCGACTCCGCGCACAAACAGACCAAttcgaaataaagaaaatgtatATTCGAGAATTCTCGAAGAGGAACATGAGAATCGAAAAAGCTTTTCCTCGGCGACGACACTGAAAGTTCTGGGAACCTCTGGGAGAGAAGCTCGGCCATCTCTTCGAGGGTGATCACGTCGGAAGAGCAGATGAACCTGCCTTTGGCCGAAGGGTGTTTGAAGAGGTAGATATGCGCCCTTGCCACGTCGTGCGGATGCACCACCGATGTCTTGGATAAACACACATTCTTATATGGGTTTGCGTCTCCTGCAATATATAAAGGTACATCAAAACCTTAATCTCTCGTCTTAACTCGTATGAATAATGGAAATTGGGTCGCGCTCGACACCAGGCCAAGGCTCCTTCACCGTCCGATTAATTTTTGCTTTGGTTGTAAGAAATTAGGACATGTCAAGTTCAAGTATCCTGTTTGCaagagaaggagggaggaaatcAAAGAAATACAATTACAGTATCTCTCGTGAAGAGGAGAGAAAGCAAAGGCGAACTTCTGTTTAATGGCCAGTGCCAATGCTATGGAATAGGTAAAATAGTTTTCTTGATTGGTGATTTtcgatgatgattttgattttgcatcGGAAGAAATGTATGTCAAGTGGAAAAGGGTTTCAACAAAGAACTTTGTGCTGAATAACTCTAtaggaagaaaatacagaaacagaaacaagaaaggtttgaagaatgaaagtgcGTTTTATGCAGTATTCCCAATAAGAAAGGCAGAGTTGCTTGATATAGCATGGATTGAAAAAGACAGTGGAGATGTTATGGATTTCTTACAGTACATGGCAACATATGTGGCGTATTAAGCTTCACAAACAGAAAATTTCAACAATATCCATTATCATGCCATAAGTGCTTCTGCTCGCAGTACTGCAATATCAAATACACAAGAACAGAAATATACAGTACCAAAATATTGTATGCGGTTTGATATCTCGTACATGGCCCTTGGAGAAATCAGTTTTCACAAGCTGTGCTAGATGTACAGTACGCATTTTCTCAACATATTTCTCTATTCTTTCTGCATTTTGTTTAGAGGACTATATTCAGCTCAGGTCAGAAAAGAAATAGGTCACACCATTATACGGTGTCATGCCAGCTTTTTAGTACTCCAAGCATCACTACTGTTGGCCTGATTTACTGTATTCTATTATATGCATGGAATGGCTTCGGCAGATCTAGAGATACCCCTTTTCTTTGCAACATTGGATGGCTCCGTCAAACATTTCCTCAATCCCATACTTATACTCGAAACCTGCGTCCAGCAGCTTCCTTGACGATAGGCGGGTGAACCTGGGGCCTTTCACTTCCTTCAAGGATCTACAAAGATTTGAAAAGCTTTGCTCTCAGTTCAAGAACAGCAATATTAGATCTGTTAGATCTTGAAATGGCATATAACCGGACTTACTCTGGTGAGGGTATCTGAAATTCTGGGTATCTTTCGGAGAGAAACTTGGACATCTCCTCGATGGTCATTGTGGCCGAGGAACATATGTACCGCCCCTTGGCATCAGAGTGCTCGAAGAGGAAGATGTGTGCTCTTGCCAGGTCGTCTACATGCACGAAAGATACTTCGAGAAGAATAGGGTATTCATTCTCATTCCCTGTTCATTTCAAACCCCAGTCAATCTAAGATTTGAGATTCTTTGTATCATCGAAATGAAGATAAACATATGAATGGACAGATTTTAGTCTTGTCTTCCTTCGTCATATACTTGACATTAAACAGAGACCTtgtaaaattttggaatttatgtATCATTTTGGCGACCAAAACAATCAAATTGGTCATGAATTTGACTATAATACAGAATATGTAATCATGAAAAGTTATTGTAAAATCTATAGTCATGTAGATCAATATTATTTGAACCACAGCTTATATGAGATTTCTGGGGATATCACGTGATCAATGGTACAGGTAGACTTGACTTACATGATTTATGTTGATCATGTGATATATTTTCGTTTATCACCTTACCTAATATCAAAGCCAGCGAAGTTCGGACGGATCCGGCAAACTTGGGGCATATGAAGGGCCCGTGGACAAATGTGGGAACCACGGTCACCACTTCCAGTCCATGCTGCTCGCCAAACTCGAGAACCGCCTTCTCAGTCAACGTCTTCGAGATCCCATACGAAGCTCCAAACTTCGTCATTTGTCGGATGGACTCGACATCGCTCCAGGTGTCCTCATCCAATATATCGGCCCCGGAGTTCTTGAGTTGAGCTGCAGCCGCACTCGAAGTGTACACGACCCGCTTCACTGTCTTGGAGTTCAGGCAGGCCCTCAGGATGCCTAACGCTCCATCGATGGATCTTTTGGTGACCACTGGCTCCGGCTCTCTGTCCTCGAAGTCCACTGGGGTGGCGACGTGGAAGACTCCAACACAGCCATCAATGGCTGGGCTGAAACTCTCGGGGTCGCTGAGATCGGCAGTGAGGATTTGAAGCCTTTCTGATGCTCCTGGGAGATTTTTCAAGAAGCTGATGTCTCTTCTGCCATCTGATTTGAACGAATAGGTCATTCACGTCACAAATAAAAGCTCAAACATTTAATGGGAAATTGATGTGCAAGGTTAACCGGAGAAAGCAGTCCAGAATAAATTAACTAACGTGACTCATTCAGAAAACACTCTGAATTACAGCATTAAACTTAGCAACAAGAACTGCAAGAAAAGCTAATTCAAGAGAGAACAAGAGCAAGAGATTTTATATTAGCCACCTCGGCATATGGTACATGTGCATCTCAATCATATAAGAGAAAACAGATCATCATTAACCAATTCAGCTATCGCTAATCCAACCCATCTTTAGTTCATCTTATGCCTCCTTATGCTTGAAAAGGCAGCAATAAGGGGTGGCTTTCTTATAATTCTATGTCTAATGACAATTCCGATCAGAATGGATCCTCAAACGCCCAAATCGGACAAAATACatagaaatttctccatttgTCGATACCTCAACTTTCTGCATAAACATTTCACATACACTTAATCTAACAATCAATCTTTGATCAAGAAAGCTAACCTTAGTATTGCCAATAAATTTGCAGGCATAGACAGATCAGATCATGTTGGACTGTCATGTCAACATGTATAGTACAAAACATCAATCTCAGACTATACACTTGATCAGAACTCATGGCAAGAATGAATTTCCATGTTCAagcaggaagaaagaagaagagagacttACTCGGGTCAGGTCTGATGGTGGTCCGGACGGAGTAACCATGTTCAAGGAGCCTCATGATGAGCCATGAAGCTATGAAGCCAGTACCGCCTGTCACGCACACCGTGCCTTTGTTGCCCTCCATAGCTTGGAGAAGTGTGAAGCTTCAAGTTTCAGGAAGCATCTAACTTTTTTGGGTGACCCTGATGTTTTGGCCAGCAGAGCATGTGCGCTTCTCCACTTAAAGTGGATGCAACTAGGGTTGAGCACCTGGAATATGAGACCCAAGAATCGGATTGGTTAGAAATTATAGATTTCAACTTTCAAGGTATACAAGGTAGGTTATAggtttcaaaaaaaagaaaatttgtctcGATGGGTAGATTATAAATTCTTAATTGGAAGAACCAGGAACCGGAAACTTGGAACCTGTAATCTAAAATCTGGaataagttttaatgtttttcttaattCATTTCTTCGTGCGATCTTACGATATTTCACGCCATTCAATAATAAATGTATAACTTAAAACATTaatttgaactttcattttatgaacaaaatttttactttatcaatattcatatttttccatatgtttTTATGATCTAGTGAATTATAAAAGTAAATGgtgatcataaaaaatttaatacattataattaattaattaataatataagatAAAATCTAGAGTAAATCCCGAAACTAACCATGGAATTTATGACAAAGAGACTGGTACGATTCTATCATTATCCCATCCCCAAAAGAGGACGACCCTCATCATGCCTTTCGATGGGAGTGGAGGTTTCCACAATTCTCTGTCATGGTCCTGCTCGAATTCTGGTGGTGGGGTTGGCGCCCAGTCTCAATCCACCGAAAGGGACCATCCATGGCGAAAAACCCTGCTTTTCGATTCCTTCGAACTTTCTATCCGGAGTAGCGCCTGACCGGTGTCGATCGTTTACACGATCTTTATCCTCACCCAGCTGTGGTTGGAAGAAACGGGAACTGTATTTGCCTCAGTGGGGACTGGGGAGCACGCCTAGCTAGGTTAACAGTGCATGTTGACTTTCTTGCCAGTGACGAAGCAAAGTTACTTTCCCTTTTGTGTCTCTCGTGCGCCCGTCCTTTCGTTTCCCCCACTATTGCTATCTGATCCGCACGCTGGTCCGATTTCTCTGAAGATGTGGGTGATTCTACACTGACCCAGCAGTCGCATTACGTCGTATATGGTACTCATGTTGatgacaaaaatttcttttaaatcacTTCAATGtcactttttcaaaaaataatcattaagTATCAATTCCGATTTAGATGGCGGGAAATTTCACTTGGCCTTATTTTATTAACATTTCCTACTAACGCGACTTGCCATAATGCTTCATTGGCATTTTATTCTTTAAACCACATCCTTTTCAACTTTTGCCCCAAAtttgaaaccctaatttaatttttccccCAAAATCACTCTTCCTCTCCACAAAGCCACTGCAAATCGAGgtcaaacttttttctttgcttatGATGGAATGCTCGTGAGACTGTGTTAGTGAGTGAAGAAGGCCAAATTTCATTGGTTAACTGATGATTACTTGATTGTGAGATGGTAATTTGTAGAGAGCGACTAAGCTACCTGAAATGGTGGGC
Protein-coding regions in this window:
- the LOC120293234 gene encoding vestitone reductase-like, whose protein sequence is MEGNKGTVCVTGGTGFIASWLIMRLLEHGYSVRTTIRPDPNGRRDISFLKNLPGASERLQILTADLSDPESFSPAIDGCVGVFHVATPVDFEDREPEPVVTKRSIDGALGILRACLNSKTVKRVVYTSSAAAAQLKNSGADILDEDTWSDVESIRQMTKFGASYGISKTLTEKAVLEFGEQHGLEVVTVVPTFVHGPFICPKFAGSVRTSLALILGNENEYPILLEVSFVHVDDLARAHIFLFEHSDAKGRYICSSATMTIEEMSKFLSERYPEFQIPSPESLKEVKGPRFTRLSSRKLLDAGFEYKYGIEEMFDGAIQCCKEKGYL
- the LOC104431417 gene encoding vestitone reductase-like, giving the protein MYEISNRIQYFGDANPYKNVCLSKTSVVHPHDVARAHIYLFKHPSAKGRFICSSDVITLEEMAELLSQSALKEIKGNLMPCLSSKKLLDIGFEFKHGLEYMFDGAVRSCRENGYI
- the LOC120293260 gene encoding vestitone reductase-like gives rise to the protein MEGNRSTVCVTGGTGFIASWLVMRLLEQGYSVRTTVRPDPDGTRDISFLKNLPGASERLRILTAELGDPKSFGPAIDGCVGVFHVATPVDFEDREPEPVVTKRCIDGALGILRACLNSKTVKRVVYTSSLYAVQLNNSNAGILDEDSWSDVDSIRGIARFAASYAISKTLTEKAVLEFGERHGLEVVTVIPSLVHGPFICPKFASSVQNSLALVLGNENDYSILLRASLVHVDDVVRAHIFLFKHPDAKGRYICSSATMTIEEMSKFLSERYPEFQIPSPESLKEVKGPRLASLSSRKLLDTGFEYKYRIEDMFDGAIQCCKEKGYL